From the genome of Deltaproteobacteria bacterium:
GCACAGGGGAAATGATGGCCGTCTGCGGCGCCTCGGGCGTGGGAAAGAGCACCTTCCTCCATATCTTGGGGACGCTGGAACGCCCCACGGCAGGACAGGTACTCTACGGAGAAAAGGATATTTTTTCACTCGACAACGGGGCGCTGTCTCAATTCCGGAATCGGGATATCGGGTTTGTCTTCCAGTTCCATCACCTCCTGCCTGAGTTCACAGCGATGGAGAACGTCATCATGCCCCATCTGATTGCCGGTGCATCACGCCGGGCCTGTCTGGCCCGCGGCCGGGAACAGTTGGCTGAAGTGGGACTTGAGGATCGGGCCGAACACAAGCCGGGGGAACTCTCCGGCGGCGAGCAACAGCGGGTCGCCATTGCCCGGGCCCTCTGTATGAATCCGAAGATCGTCTTTGCCGACGAACCGACGGGCAACCTCGACACCACCACGGGGGAATCCGTTCACGAACTGCTGAAGGAGATCAACCGAAAGCAGAACGTCACCTTCGTTCTGGCCACCCATAACGAAGATCTCGCACG
Proteins encoded in this window:
- a CDS encoding ABC transporter ATP-binding protein is translated as MATDNVLIKVRGLEKSFQSGTKKLEVLKGIDFTIRTGEMMAVCGASGVGKSTFLHILGTLERPTAGQVLYGEKDIFSLDNGALSQFRNRDIGFVFQFHHLLPEFTAMENVIMPHLIAGASRRACLARGREQLAEVGLEDRAEHKPGELSGGEQQRVAIARALCMNPKIVFADEPTGNLDTTTGESVHELLKEINRKQNVTFVLATHNEDLARKSDRIVQMVDGKIAG